A stretch of Myxococcus hansupus DNA encodes these proteins:
- a CDS encoding beta-ketoacyl synthase N-terminal-like domain-containing protein: protein MRRVGIFGWGVVAPRSRNIEAFERNLSSAESWLSPFNGFGPDNFLVGMPEFDLADYKPWIDARFPGSRFSQLERKMGQPTQFAIGAFIQSLAQNPGLEQELQALGPRAHVYVGTGLGDLPTIRSISLDLYRAQRRWDRFWSAPERNSALRAWRENQAPLPGLPPEPSTVDELTRDEAEDAWWHFWAGRSPELREYLEELREIEAIGVPDDGDVESAKLAVIKEKRTRNGKLQKKWMAPEPPWNAVSSNVLWNIHNTPASQISMMGRITGMTFAPVAACSSFGYGLRLAINAIQLGQAKAVVMGMTDPPPMPLTVGGFYNARVISADAAVSKPLTALRGTHIAGGSVVWVLGDLEHFTAKGFQPLGMEPIAVGVTADADHIITPSKEGPTLAIREALAASGCAPEDIGSWDLHATATPGDFLEVQNLRDVLPEQVLITARKGTFGHGMSAGGGWELTAQYLGYGKGEVFPTPLKEAELNKQISRVHGRFVFDEAVATPAGCAGKLSMGVGGINACVISRPYSK, encoded by the coding sequence GTGCGCAGAGTAGGCATCTTCGGCTGGGGCGTCGTCGCCCCCCGGTCCAGGAACATCGAGGCGTTCGAGCGCAACCTGTCGTCCGCCGAAAGCTGGCTGTCGCCCTTCAACGGGTTCGGCCCCGACAACTTCCTTGTCGGCATGCCGGAGTTCGACCTGGCGGACTACAAGCCCTGGATTGATGCGCGCTTCCCGGGCAGCCGCTTCTCGCAGCTCGAGCGGAAGATGGGCCAGCCGACGCAGTTCGCCATTGGCGCCTTCATCCAGTCGCTCGCGCAGAACCCGGGCCTGGAGCAGGAGCTTCAGGCGCTGGGGCCCCGCGCGCACGTCTACGTGGGCACGGGCCTGGGCGATTTGCCCACCATCCGCTCCATCTCCCTGGACCTGTACCGCGCCCAGCGCCGGTGGGACCGCTTCTGGTCCGCGCCCGAGCGCAACTCGGCACTGCGCGCTTGGCGCGAGAATCAGGCGCCGCTCCCCGGGCTGCCGCCGGAGCCGTCCACCGTGGACGAGCTCACCCGCGACGAGGCCGAGGACGCGTGGTGGCACTTCTGGGCGGGCCGCTCGCCGGAGCTGCGCGAGTACCTGGAGGAGCTGCGCGAAATCGAGGCCATTGGCGTGCCGGACGACGGCGACGTGGAGTCCGCCAAGCTGGCCGTCATCAAGGAGAAGCGCACGCGCAACGGCAAGCTCCAGAAGAAGTGGATGGCGCCGGAGCCGCCGTGGAACGCCGTGTCCTCCAACGTGCTGTGGAACATCCACAACACGCCCGCCTCGCAGATTTCGATGATGGGGCGCATCACCGGTATGACGTTCGCGCCGGTGGCCGCGTGCTCGTCCTTTGGCTACGGCCTGCGGCTGGCCATCAACGCCATTCAACTGGGCCAGGCCAAGGCCGTGGTCATGGGCATGACGGACCCGCCGCCCATGCCCCTCACGGTGGGCGGCTTCTACAACGCCCGCGTCATCTCCGCGGACGCCGCCGTCTCCAAGCCCCTCACCGCGCTGCGCGGCACGCACATCGCGGGCGGCTCGGTGGTGTGGGTGTTGGGGGACTTGGAGCACTTCACGGCCAAGGGCTTCCAGCCGCTGGGCATGGAGCCCATCGCGGTGGGCGTCACCGCGGACGCCGACCACATCATCACCCCGTCCAAGGAAGGCCCCACGCTGGCCATCCGTGAGGCGCTGGCCGCGTCCGGCTGCGCCCCCGAGGACATTGGAAGCTGGGACTTGCACGCCACCGCCACGCCGGGTGACTTCCTGGAGGTCCAGAACCTGCGCGACGTGCTGCCCGAGCAGGTGCTGATTACCGCGCGCAAGGGCACCTTCGGCCACGGCATGTCCGCGGGCGGCGGCTGGGAGCTGACGGCCCAGTACCTGGGCTACGGCAAGGGCGAGGTGTTCCCCACGCCGCTGAAGGAAGCGGAGCTCAACAAGCAGATTTCCCGCGTCCACGGCCGCTTCGTCTTCGACGAGGCCGTGGCCACGCCCGCGGGCTGCGCGGGCAAGCTGTCCATGGGCGTGGGCGGCATCAACGCCTGCGTCATCTCCCGCCCCTATTCGAAGTAG
- a CDS encoding DUF4159 domain-containing protein, which produces MSARRLTRRNLLLGTAALAPLLAGRAHAFGEKNRFIPAVARHKGRWDTRLSGLRRIAWELQRRTSVEVVPDARPFALSSPDLFEYPFLYFGGEGEFPPLEEAEVANLRRYLTYGGFMLADANDASDGAGFDASFRREMARVLPQSPLAEVPAKHVVFKSFFLLDAAPGRLLNKPQLMGCNLGKRAAVLYSQNDLAGAWSRNESGDYEFDVSPGGEPQRELAVRLGVNVCMYALCLDYKDDAVHLPLILNKRR; this is translated from the coding sequence ATGTCCGCGCGGCGTCTGACCCGTCGAAATCTCCTGCTCGGCACCGCCGCGCTCGCCCCGTTGCTGGCAGGGCGGGCGCACGCCTTCGGTGAGAAGAACCGTTTCATCCCCGCCGTGGCCCGGCACAAGGGCCGCTGGGACACGCGGCTGTCCGGTCTGCGCCGCATCGCCTGGGAGCTGCAGCGCCGCACCTCCGTGGAGGTGGTGCCGGACGCGCGCCCCTTCGCGCTCAGCTCGCCGGACCTCTTCGAGTACCCCTTCCTCTACTTCGGCGGCGAGGGCGAGTTCCCCCCGCTGGAGGAGGCGGAGGTGGCCAACCTGCGGCGCTATTTGACGTACGGCGGCTTCATGCTGGCGGACGCCAACGACGCCAGCGACGGGGCCGGCTTCGACGCGTCCTTCCGCCGGGAGATGGCGCGGGTGCTGCCGCAGAGTCCGCTGGCGGAGGTGCCCGCCAAGCACGTGGTGTTCAAGTCCTTCTTCCTGCTGGACGCGGCGCCCGGGCGGCTGCTCAACAAGCCCCAGTTGATGGGGTGCAACCTGGGCAAGCGCGCCGCGGTGCTGTACTCGCAGAACGACCTGGCCGGGGCGTGGAGCCGCAACGAGTCAGGCGACTACGAGTTCGATGTCTCACCGGGGGGCGAGCCCCAGCGGGAGCTGGCGGTGCGCCTGGGCGTCAACGTCTGCATGTATGCCCTCTGCCTGGATTACAAGGACGACGCCGTCCACCTGCCGCTCATCCTCAACAAGCGGCGCTGA
- a CDS encoding glutamine amidotransferase, translating into MNSPTFNAWKLVTLSPLPLWALVLLALGLVLGVALAAWGVRREPSRGRRVLLWALRAGAGVAALFFLLEPGIRHLQVARMKNRVAVLVDRSASMSFPAEVGGRSRSEEVAAFLERASPRLAELQDRFTVEVYGFDPELAPATADSLKTPARAGTTDLLSAVRSAAGAGQGSRKLSGVLLFSDGADNTELKAGVVGRARAALADLNVPVSTFTVGQETLKDVAVEGLKVDDFAFVRNSLTVEVEIHGRGFAGQDIPVVLSQEGKTVASKVVRMASADDVKPVSFTFTPDQTGRFVYTVTVPTFPGEAVADNNTRSFTLKVIRDRVRVLLVVGRPSWDERYLRGLLRQDANVDLVSFYILRTHADDPGVVNEQRELSLIPFPMDEIFDTKLDTFDVVIFQNFGHADPQLSIAEYERNLERYIHNGGAFVMIGGDSVLGEGRATMPTLMDALPVAAAGPANLDAFKARLTPEGLRHPVTGIGMGAASTEAAWAELPAIPGANLTQARPGATVLLDHPHLTSGGKNAPLVAVWDYGRGRSLVMATDASWYWAFAAHKDGSPSRAYDRFWGNALRWLVRDPDLTTLKVTADPPSVEPGRPVGVVVQARMADYQPAQDAQVRVELFSVATQRPVAVQTGTTGTDGVVRLEFEPPEPGPYKLLATAKKGETELGKGEDAVAVRAVGPELSDASVRSELMAQIAKVTGGKSYTLPQDGLPDVPLLDPPVVEVGRAKDQPLWDRWYYLVALIALLGAEWFARRRFGYV; encoded by the coding sequence ATGAATTCCCCCACGTTCAACGCCTGGAAGCTCGTCACCCTCTCGCCATTGCCACTGTGGGCGCTGGTTCTGCTCGCCCTGGGCCTGGTGCTGGGGGTGGCGCTGGCCGCCTGGGGCGTGCGCCGCGAGCCCTCGCGCGGGCGCCGTGTCCTCCTCTGGGCCCTGCGGGCCGGGGCGGGCGTGGCCGCGCTCTTCTTCCTGCTGGAGCCCGGCATCCGTCACCTGCAGGTGGCGCGGATGAAGAACCGCGTGGCGGTGCTGGTGGACCGCTCCGCCTCCATGAGCTTCCCCGCCGAGGTGGGCGGGCGCTCGCGCTCCGAGGAGGTCGCGGCCTTCCTGGAGCGCGCCTCGCCGCGACTGGCGGAGCTGCAGGACCGCTTCACGGTGGAGGTGTACGGCTTCGACCCGGAGCTGGCGCCCGCGACGGCGGACTCGCTGAAGACGCCTGCGCGCGCGGGCACCACGGACCTGCTCTCCGCGGTGCGCTCGGCCGCGGGCGCGGGCCAGGGCTCGCGCAAGCTGTCCGGCGTGCTGCTGTTCAGCGATGGCGCGGACAACACGGAGCTGAAGGCCGGCGTGGTGGGCCGGGCGCGCGCGGCGCTGGCGGACCTCAACGTCCCCGTCTCCACCTTCACCGTGGGGCAGGAGACGCTGAAGGACGTCGCGGTGGAGGGGCTGAAGGTGGATGACTTCGCCTTCGTCCGCAACTCGCTCACCGTGGAGGTGGAGATTCACGGCCGCGGCTTCGCGGGGCAGGACATCCCGGTGGTGCTGAGCCAGGAGGGCAAGACGGTCGCCAGCAAGGTGGTGCGGATGGCGTCCGCGGACGACGTCAAGCCCGTGTCCTTCACCTTCACGCCGGACCAGACGGGGCGCTTCGTCTACACGGTGACGGTGCCCACCTTCCCGGGCGAGGCGGTGGCGGACAACAACACCCGCTCCTTCACGCTCAAGGTGATTCGGGACCGCGTGCGGGTGCTGCTGGTGGTGGGCCGGCCCTCGTGGGACGAGCGCTACCTGCGCGGCCTGCTGCGCCAGGACGCCAACGTGGACCTGGTGTCCTTCTACATCCTGCGCACGCACGCGGATGACCCGGGCGTGGTGAACGAGCAGCGCGAGCTGTCCCTCATCCCGTTCCCCATGGACGAGATTTTCGACACGAAGCTGGACACCTTCGACGTCGTCATCTTCCAGAACTTTGGCCACGCGGACCCGCAGCTCTCCATCGCCGAGTACGAGCGCAACCTGGAGCGCTACATCCACAATGGCGGCGCCTTCGTGATGATTGGCGGGGACAGCGTGCTCGGTGAAGGCCGCGCCACCATGCCCACGCTGATGGACGCGCTGCCCGTGGCCGCCGCGGGCCCGGCCAACCTGGACGCCTTCAAGGCGCGGCTCACCCCCGAGGGCCTGCGTCACCCGGTGACGGGCATCGGCATGGGCGCCGCCAGCACGGAGGCCGCGTGGGCGGAGCTGCCGGCCATCCCCGGCGCCAACCTGACGCAGGCGCGCCCGGGCGCCACGGTGCTGCTGGACCATCCGCACCTGACGTCCGGTGGGAAGAACGCGCCGCTGGTGGCGGTGTGGGACTACGGCCGGGGCCGCTCGCTGGTGATGGCCACGGACGCGTCCTGGTACTGGGCCTTCGCGGCGCACAAGGACGGCTCGCCCAGCCGCGCGTATGACCGCTTCTGGGGCAATGCGCTGCGGTGGCTGGTGAGGGACCCGGACCTGACGACGCTGAAGGTGACGGCGGACCCGCCGTCCGTGGAGCCGGGCCGGCCCGTGGGCGTCGTCGTCCAGGCGCGGATGGCGGACTACCAGCCCGCGCAGGACGCGCAGGTGCGCGTGGAGCTGTTCTCCGTCGCCACGCAGCGGCCGGTGGCGGTGCAGACGGGCACCACCGGGACGGACGGCGTGGTGCGGTTGGAGTTCGAACCCCCCGAGCCGGGGCCGTACAAGCTGCTGGCCACCGCGAAGAAGGGTGAGACGGAGCTGGGCAAGGGCGAGGACGCGGTGGCCGTGCGCGCCGTGGGGCCGGAGCTGTCGGACGCCTCGGTGCGCTCGGAGCTGATGGCGCAAATCGCGAAGGTGACGGGCGGCAAGTCGTACACACTGCCGCAGGACGGCCTGCCGGATGTGCCGCTGTTGGACCCGCCGGTGGTGGAGGTGGGGCGCGCCAAGGACCAGCCGCTGTGGGACCGCTGGTACTACCTGGTGGCGCTCATCGCGCTGCTGGGCGCGGAGTGGTTCGCGCGGCGGCGCTTCGGTTACGTGTGA
- a CDS encoding superoxide dismutase family protein, with the protein MKIRALLTAVALTAAVPAVAQEGAAATPPPAEKKTPPKGQTAKALVKDSQGKDVGEITFEQTKHGVLIKGTLSNLPPGEHAFHVHEVGKCEAPAFTTAGGHFNPTKKAHGLLAPKGKHHGDLPNLYVGQDGKVQFDTFSQNGLTVKSMFDKDGSAVVIHAKEDDYHTDPTGDAGGRIACGVVEKS; encoded by the coding sequence ATGAAGATTCGAGCCCTGCTCACCGCCGTCGCGCTGACCGCCGCCGTGCCCGCCGTCGCCCAGGAAGGCGCGGCCGCCACCCCTCCGCCGGCGGAGAAGAAGACGCCGCCCAAGGGTCAGACGGCAAAGGCACTGGTGAAGGACTCCCAGGGCAAGGACGTGGGCGAAATCACCTTCGAGCAGACCAAGCACGGCGTGCTCATCAAGGGCACGCTGAGCAACCTGCCTCCGGGCGAGCATGCCTTCCACGTGCACGAGGTGGGCAAGTGCGAGGCGCCCGCCTTCACCACGGCCGGCGGTCACTTCAACCCGACGAAGAAGGCCCACGGCCTGCTGGCGCCCAAGGGCAAGCACCACGGCGACCTGCCCAACCTCTACGTGGGCCAGGACGGCAAGGTGCAGTTCGACACGTTCTCCCAGAACGGCCTCACCGTGAAGTCCATGTTCGACAAGGACGGCTCCGCGGTGGTCATCCACGCCAAGGAGGACGACTACCACACCGACCCGACCGGCGACGCCGGTGGCCGCATCGCCTGCGGCGTGGTGGAGAAGTCGTAG
- a CDS encoding HsdM family class I SAM-dependent methyltransferase, with the protein MPRTAHRPLEVDEEKLVLQFPSLDRKAVGAFFTPAPLAERTLALALQHVGEGPLTVVDPSCGAGAFLTAAARLRPGVRLCGLELDPEVSRLCQARVPEAKVHAGDALRDGLEPLLATTPPDHKELWVGNPPYNGTSSVLKDPATYARLRALLPLALMPGTSLRDDFAFFLLVAAHRLATRPGALAFITPASFLDAFMYAPLRQSLLETLSLREVVDLGPGAFAGTQVRTCITVWSSLPGPHTPPRFERRGNGQFFVPEAPEWRLAPTAPEASALDARWRQSGEPLTRLVPVSLPGVKTRFDELLVDADPERLLTRVKDFAATSEEALTEFAKTHNLPDALMPKLRALKAGPPWEVDPKNVRPFYRYGGARHRGAVPPEARAYCYLDRRLVPRGDHRLRGAYDPHLGAVKLLFNVRELPLSAALLEDEGCVHDHRHARFAPLYVPQRLRDEGLGLTRSVKSLDELGPLVPNLSPRGLAWAESLGGPLPAFRALVRFLNSPEVQGVWAPAFGASRVVPVPLADE; encoded by the coding sequence ATGCCTCGCACTGCGCATAGGCCGCTGGAAGTGGATGAGGAGAAGCTCGTCCTTCAGTTCCCCAGCCTGGATCGCAAGGCAGTGGGTGCGTTCTTCACGCCGGCACCATTGGCGGAACGCACACTCGCCCTCGCACTCCAGCACGTGGGAGAAGGGCCGCTCACGGTCGTGGACCCGTCGTGTGGCGCGGGGGCATTCCTCACCGCCGCCGCGCGACTCCGGCCCGGCGTCCGGCTCTGCGGTTTGGAGCTGGACCCCGAGGTCTCCCGCTTGTGCCAGGCCCGCGTTCCCGAGGCCAAGGTGCACGCGGGAGACGCACTCCGCGATGGCCTGGAGCCGCTCCTCGCCACCACGCCGCCGGACCACAAGGAGCTGTGGGTCGGCAACCCGCCCTACAACGGCACCTCGTCCGTGTTGAAGGACCCGGCCACCTACGCCCGGCTGCGCGCCCTGCTCCCGCTGGCGTTGATGCCCGGCACCAGCCTCCGCGACGACTTCGCCTTCTTCCTCCTCGTCGCCGCGCACCGGCTGGCCACGCGTCCAGGCGCGCTCGCGTTCATCACCCCCGCGAGCTTCCTCGACGCGTTCATGTACGCGCCGCTCCGGCAATCCCTGCTGGAGACGCTGTCCCTGCGCGAGGTCGTGGACCTGGGCCCCGGCGCCTTCGCGGGCACGCAGGTGCGAACCTGCATCACCGTGTGGAGCTCGCTGCCGGGTCCCCACACGCCGCCGCGCTTCGAGCGGCGCGGCAACGGACAGTTCTTCGTCCCCGAGGCCCCCGAGTGGCGGCTCGCCCCCACCGCCCCCGAGGCCTCCGCCCTGGATGCGCGCTGGAGGCAGAGCGGCGAACCGCTGACGCGCCTCGTCCCGGTGAGCCTGCCCGGCGTGAAGACGCGCTTCGACGAGCTGCTCGTGGACGCGGACCCGGAGCGGCTGCTCACCCGCGTGAAGGACTTCGCGGCCACGTCCGAGGAAGCCCTCACCGAGTTCGCCAAGACGCACAATCTCCCCGACGCCCTGATGCCCAAGCTGCGCGCCCTGAAGGCCGGGCCGCCATGGGAGGTCGACCCGAAGAACGTGCGGCCCTTCTACCGCTACGGCGGCGCGAGACACCGCGGCGCCGTGCCCCCGGAGGCCCGTGCGTACTGCTACCTGGACCGCAGGCTCGTCCCGCGTGGAGACCACCGGCTGCGCGGTGCCTACGACCCGCACCTGGGCGCGGTGAAGCTGCTCTTCAACGTGCGCGAGCTCCCCTTGTCCGCCGCGCTGTTGGAAGACGAGGGCTGCGTCCACGACCACCGCCACGCGCGCTTCGCCCCGCTCTACGTCCCGCAGCGTCTGCGTGACGAGGGCCTGGGCCTCACCCGCTCCGTGAAGTCACTGGACGAGTTGGGCCCGCTGGTGCCCAATCTCTCGCCCCGGGGACTCGCCTGGGCTGAAAGCCTGGGAGGTCCCCTGCCCGCCTTCCGAGCCCTGGTGCGCTTCCTCAACAGCCCCGAGGTCCAGGGTGTCTGGGCGCCCGCGTTCGGCGCTTCCCGCGTGGTGCCCGTGCCCCTCGCGGACGAGTGA
- a CDS encoding MBL fold metallo-hydrolase, giving the protein MLFRQLFDTTSSTYTYLIGDEEQGMALLIDPVAEKVERDLSLLRELGLSLTHVLDTHVHADHVTASGLLRARTGAKVVGGAAGAPCADLHVQHGDTLRVGAFNFQVLGTPGHTDDSVSYLLGDRVFTGDALLIRGNGRTDFQNGNAGTLYDSITRVLFSLPDETLVYPAHDYKGMTVTTIGEEKRHNPRVAGRSREGFIQLMNSLGLPKPKLIDVAVPANRACGLVRPDGAHESLTH; this is encoded by the coding sequence ATGCTCTTCCGCCAGCTCTTCGATACGACGTCGTCGACGTACACCTATCTGATTGGAGATGAGGAGCAGGGAATGGCGCTCCTGATTGACCCTGTCGCGGAGAAGGTTGAACGGGACCTCTCGCTGCTGCGGGAGCTGGGGCTGTCCCTCACGCATGTGCTCGACACACACGTCCACGCGGACCACGTCACCGCGTCCGGGCTGCTTCGGGCTCGCACGGGCGCCAAGGTGGTCGGCGGCGCGGCCGGGGCTCCCTGCGCCGACCTCCATGTCCAGCACGGCGACACGCTGCGGGTGGGGGCCTTCAACTTCCAGGTGCTGGGGACGCCAGGACACACCGATGACAGCGTGAGCTACCTGCTGGGAGACCGCGTCTTCACCGGGGATGCCCTGCTCATCCGGGGCAATGGCAGAACAGACTTCCAGAATGGCAATGCCGGCACCCTGTACGACTCCATCACCCGGGTGCTGTTCTCCCTGCCGGACGAAACCCTCGTGTACCCCGCGCATGACTACAAGGGCATGACGGTGACGACCATCGGCGAGGAGAAGCGGCACAATCCACGCGTCGCGGGCCGGAGCAGGGAAGGCTTCATCCAGCTCATGAACAGCCTGGGATTGCCCAAACCCAAACTCATCGACGTCGCCGTTCCCGCCAACCGCGCCTGTGGCCTCGTGAGGCCGGACGGCGCTCATGAAAGCCTCACGCACTGA
- a CDS encoding ion transporter → MSSASEQGPTEGLRGRLHEIIFESDTPAGKAFDIGLLWAILFSIIAVMLESVASVRESHGDFLRNVEWFFTGLFTLEYLLRLFSVSRPLRYARSFFGLVDLLALLPTFLSVLIPGAHSLLVIRVLRLLRVFRVLKLTHLLGQAEVLLTALRASRPKITVFLGTVLTIVVIMGTLMYVVEGRENGFDSIPRAMYWAIVTVTTVGFGDITPKTVPGQFIASILMVMGYGIIAVPTGIVSVELAAATRHAVDNRACPACGQQGHDLDAHFCKHCGQVL, encoded by the coding sequence GTGTCTAGCGCCTCAGAGCAGGGCCCCACCGAGGGCCTCCGCGGTCGGTTGCACGAAATCATCTTCGAGTCGGATACGCCGGCGGGCAAGGCGTTCGACATTGGCCTGCTGTGGGCCATCCTCTTCAGCATCATCGCGGTGATGCTGGAGAGCGTCGCCTCGGTGCGAGAGAGCCACGGCGACTTCCTGCGGAACGTCGAGTGGTTCTTCACCGGGCTGTTCACCCTGGAGTACCTGCTCCGCCTCTTCTCCGTCAGCCGGCCCCTGCGCTACGCGCGGAGCTTCTTCGGGCTGGTGGACCTGCTGGCGCTCTTGCCCACCTTCCTGAGCGTGCTGATTCCCGGGGCGCACTCGCTCCTGGTGATTCGGGTGCTGCGGCTGCTGCGCGTCTTCCGCGTGCTCAAGCTGACGCACCTGCTGGGGCAGGCAGAGGTGCTGCTCACCGCCCTGCGCGCCAGCCGGCCGAAAATCACCGTCTTCCTGGGCACCGTGCTCACCATCGTCGTCATCATGGGCACGCTGATGTACGTGGTGGAGGGACGGGAGAACGGCTTCGACAGCATCCCGCGCGCCATGTACTGGGCCATCGTCACGGTGACGACGGTGGGCTTTGGCGACATCACGCCCAAGACGGTGCCGGGGCAGTTCATCGCATCCATCCTGATGGTGATGGGCTACGGCATCATCGCGGTGCCCACGGGCATCGTCTCCGTGGAGCTGGCCGCCGCCACGCGGCATGCCGTGGACAACCGGGCGTGCCCCGCCTGTGGGCAACAGGGACACGATTTGGATGCGCACTTCTGCAAGCACTGCGGGCAGGTGTTGTAG
- a CDS encoding sodium:solute symporter family transporter, giving the protein MNPAETTTTQLGQPNATAILFFLIFVGITLAITYWAARKTKTTSEFFAAGGGVSAAQNGFALAGDYMSAASFLGIAGLVATSGFDGLIYSVGWLVGWPVVTFLIAEPLRNLGKYTFADVVAYRLKQTPVRLSAAVGTLTVVSFYLIAQMVGAGNLIHLLFGLSYETAVIIVGAVMILYVLFGGMIATTWVQIVKAVLLLAGATGLAGMVLAKFGFSPLRLFNEAATQYGAEVLAPGKLVNNPLEAISLGVALMFGTAGLPHILMRFYTVPDAKAARSSVFYATGLIGYFYLVTFILGFGASVLVGRQAITGVDKGGNMAAPMLAEVVGGTGFLGFISAVAFATILAVVAGLTLSGAAALSHDLWSSVVRKGQAPEAEQLKVARLASLFLGVLAIILGVAFKGQNVAFMVGLAFAIAASANFPALLLSMAWKKFTTYGAVASMLTGAFSSVLFIFLSPTVQVDLLGNPEALFPLRNPGVITIPLAFIVGAVVSLLFPEHESAARFAEVKHRMHVGAPKPAPAAAPVASTPGSGLPHPAATGSEAKA; this is encoded by the coding sequence ATGAACCCGGCAGAAACGACGACGACGCAGCTCGGACAGCCCAACGCGACGGCCATCCTCTTCTTCCTCATCTTCGTTGGCATCACCCTGGCGATTACGTACTGGGCGGCGCGCAAGACGAAGACGACCTCGGAGTTCTTCGCCGCGGGCGGCGGCGTGAGCGCGGCGCAGAACGGCTTCGCGCTCGCGGGCGACTACATGAGCGCCGCCAGCTTCCTGGGCATCGCCGGCCTGGTGGCCACCTCCGGCTTCGACGGGCTCATCTACTCCGTGGGCTGGCTGGTGGGCTGGCCGGTGGTGACCTTCCTCATCGCCGAGCCCCTGCGCAACCTGGGCAAGTACACCTTCGCGGACGTGGTGGCCTACCGGCTCAAGCAGACGCCGGTGCGTCTGTCCGCGGCGGTGGGCACGCTCACGGTGGTCAGCTTCTATCTGATTGCCCAGATGGTGGGCGCAGGCAACCTCATCCACCTGCTGTTCGGCCTGTCCTACGAGACGGCCGTCATCATCGTGGGCGCGGTGATGATTCTCTACGTGCTCTTCGGCGGGATGATCGCCACCACGTGGGTGCAAATCGTCAAGGCGGTGTTGCTGCTGGCGGGCGCCACGGGCCTGGCGGGCATGGTGCTGGCCAAGTTCGGCTTCAGCCCGCTGCGGCTCTTCAACGAGGCCGCCACCCAGTACGGCGCGGAGGTGCTCGCGCCCGGCAAGCTGGTGAACAACCCGCTGGAGGCCATCTCCCTGGGCGTGGCGCTGATGTTCGGCACCGCGGGCCTGCCCCACATCCTGATGCGCTTCTACACGGTGCCGGACGCGAAGGCGGCGCGCAGCAGCGTGTTCTACGCCACGGGGCTCATCGGCTACTTCTACCTGGTGACGTTCATCCTGGGCTTCGGCGCGTCCGTGCTGGTGGGCCGCCAGGCGATTACCGGCGTGGACAAGGGCGGCAACATGGCGGCGCCCATGCTGGCCGAAGTCGTGGGCGGCACGGGCTTCCTGGGCTTCATCTCCGCCGTGGCCTTCGCCACGATTCTGGCGGTGGTGGCCGGCCTGACGCTGTCCGGCGCGGCGGCGCTGTCCCATGACTTGTGGTCCAGCGTGGTGCGCAAGGGACAGGCGCCGGAGGCGGAGCAGCTCAAGGTGGCCCGGCTCGCCAGCCTCTTCCTGGGCGTGCTCGCCATCATCCTGGGCGTGGCCTTCAAGGGGCAGAACGTGGCCTTCATGGTGGGGCTGGCCTTCGCCATCGCGGCGAGCGCCAACTTCCCGGCGCTGCTCCTGTCCATGGCCTGGAAGAAGTTCACCACCTATGGCGCGGTGGCCAGCATGCTGACGGGCGCGTTCAGCTCGGTGCTCTTCATCTTCCTGTCGCCCACGGTGCAGGTGGACTTGCTGGGCAACCCGGAAGCGCTGTTCCCGCTGCGCAACCCGGGCGTCATCACCATTCCCCTGGCCTTCATCGTGGGCGCGGTGGTGTCGCTGCTCTTCCCCGAGCACGAGTCCGCCGCCCGCTTCGCCGAGGTGAAGCACCGGATGCACGTGGGTGCCCCCAAGCCGGCCCCCGCGGCGGCGCCGGTGGCCTCGACGCCGGGCTCCGGCCTGCCCCACCCCGCCGCCACCGGCAGCGAGGCGAAGGCCTGA
- a CDS encoding DUF485 domain-containing protein, with product MSTNPNEEALEALAAARWRVAGVLTVSTLVAYLGFILLVAFNKPLMGQQITPGLSVGILLGALVIVTAWALTGIYMLWANGKYDRALHQLRGGK from the coding sequence ATGTCCACGAATCCAAACGAGGAAGCGCTGGAAGCACTCGCGGCGGCGCGCTGGCGCGTGGCCGGCGTGCTCACGGTGTCGACGCTGGTGGCCTACCTGGGCTTCATCCTCCTGGTGGCCTTCAACAAGCCGCTCATGGGGCAGCAAATCACCCCGGGCCTGTCCGTTGGCATCCTGCTGGGCGCGCTGGTCATCGTCACGGCCTGGGCGCTGACGGGCATCTACATGCTGTGGGCGAACGGCAAGTACGACCGCGCCCTGCACCAACTCCGCGGTGGGAAGTGA